TCGCAACTTCTTCTGCCATTTTTTTCGTATTTGTAAAAACAATTGCTAAGTACGGCTGAAATTGAAGCAACATATTCTTGACTATTTCAATTTTATTACGATGTCTCGATGGAACTAAATAATGTTCAATGTTTCCCGCAGCAACTTGCTTCGGATTAATATGAATATGCTCTGGATTCTCCATATATTTTTTCAGAAATGGTTTCAATTTTTGCGGAATCGTCGCAGAAAAAACGAGCATTTGCAAATTTTTCGGCATGCGCGCTGCAACTTTATCTACATCTTGAATAAATCCCATATCAAGCATTAAATCTGCTTCATCGACAATAATCGTTTCTGCTGTATGAACAAATAAAGCTTGCTCTTCTATTAAATCTTTAATACGACCTGGCGTTCCAACAACGATATGTGGCTGCTTTTTCAATTTTTCAATCGATCGCTGTTTATCTGTTCCCCCAATTAAGCAACGCGCTGTAATCATTTGTTCTTCCGTACAAAACTTCGTTAATTTAATAATTTCTTGATAAATTTGTTGTGCTAACTCACGCGTTGGCGCCGTAATCACAAGCTGCACTTCTTCACGTTTTGGATCAATTTGATTGATTGTCGGTAGTAAGTATGCATGTGTTTTTCCTGATCCTGTTTGGGATTGTCCAATTATACTTACTCCTTTTTTTACAACAGGGAATATTTTCTTTTGAATTTCTGTCGGCTCCGTAAAACGTAATTCACGAACTGCATCTATTAAAAACGGTTGAAAATTATACTGTGTAAATGTTTGTATTGTCACAGATTACACCTTCTTTCTCAAATTTCTACTGCGCGCACAAATCAGTCAAGTCTACATTATAACGAAATCTAATCGTAAAATCCATCTTTAGTTTTTGTTTCCAACTTAAAAACTAACCTTCTTACTTTCGATTGCATACTGTATGTGTATATACCTAATTGAAGAAAGGAGGATTTCTTTTATGTATCCGAAATCCCCTATACAACAAATGCATACAGGGCAACACCCCTATACACCATATCCAATCCCACATTTACCACAAATGATGCAAAAAAAGAAAGGACTGCTCTCTAAACTTTTTAAAAAACATGATCCGACTGAACCTTTTATGCAAATGATTCCTCCCTACCGGCAAATGGAAGGACAGCCAATAATGTACCAGCAATATCCACAAACGATGCAGCCACATTATAATCAGCCTTATATACATCAACCGTTAATCGCGCCACCCATGTATGACCAAAACGACATGCGCGGTGGTGAATCATTTGTTGCAACAAATACCAGTGGTGGAATTGGAAATTTCTTTTCTAA
The window above is part of the Bacillus cytotoxicus NVH 391-98 genome. Proteins encoded here:
- the vrrA gene encoding VrrA/YqfQ family protein, with protein sequence MYPKSPIQQMHTGQHPYTPYPIPHLPQMMQKKKGLLSKLFKKHDPTEPFMQMIPPYRQMEGQPIMYQQYPQTMQPHYNQPYIHQPLIAPPMYDQNDMRGGESFVATNTSGGIGNFFSNLISNPTNMLNNIEKVAQVAQSVGPVVEQYGPIVRSIPSIVKILTSGKEDSENSKEEVKKNNVPKTPLKKKKSNEVTPKSTNAKESQKATASPLPAKPKLYV
- a CDS encoding DEAD/DEAH box helicase — translated: MTIQTFTQYNFQPFLIDAVRELRFTEPTEIQKKIFPVVKKGVSIIGQSQTGSGKTHAYLLPTINQIDPKREEVQLVITAPTRELAQQIYQEIIKLTKFCTEEQMITARCLIGGTDKQRSIEKLKKQPHIVVGTPGRIKDLIEEQALFVHTAETIIVDEADLMLDMGFIQDVDKVAARMPKNLQMLVFSATIPQKLKPFLKKYMENPEHIHINPKQVAAGNIEHYLVPSRHRNKIEIVKNMLLQFQPYLAIVFTNTKKMAEEVANGLTERGLKVGRIHGDLSPRDRKKMMKQIRDLEFQYIVATDLAARGIDIEGISHVINYEIPSDLDFFVHRVGRTARAGYSGIAVTIYDARDEEAIDSLEKQRNITFKHVELRNGEWIDLGERNRRQSRKKPNNELDIMATKVVKKPKKVKPGYKKKLAAEREKVKKKYSRKKR